The Streptomyces sp. HSG2 genome has a segment encoding these proteins:
- a CDS encoding NADH-quinone oxidoreductase subunit L, translated as MTTISLAVLVPLLPFLGAVVALFSGGRAPGFARPLAVLPTLAALALAVAVAARQGGGATLAAATELTPTGSIPIELALYVDGFAALVAVLVAFVATAVQVYSTGYLAGDPRYPSYAALISLFTSAMLLVVYSGDLMLLLVGWEVMGICSYFLIGHHWETSRARSAAPKAFLVTKLGDVPFLIGLFALATDTGSFALRRILDTVAAGDLDHPTPIALLLLAGVAGKSAQFPLHTWLPDAMAGPTPVSALIHAATMVAAGVYLVARLLPVFTASGAAMIVLAVMASVTMVGSGLAALAQDDVKRVLAYSTMGQLGYMVGALAVADRGAAVFHLLAHGAFKALLFLAAGVLALAVGTHSLAAMSGMRGVRHRVPDAFWTMTIALLALAAVPPFSGFFSKESVLGTAERAVSGHIAGVPAASGGLILVSGVLAALLTGAYATRLWLLAFRGDGPEAPDRVRRPVVLDAVLWALAVPSLAFGGIAFRVIPEWFDGGELAPTLTTSVLGTGVALAGGLLTWGAWLHTRAARHRASPLPPEPRATDPGAVLLGPLYRHAALGFHLDRVYTRLFVRPILAGATLVRFLDREVVDTYVRGAGALPRLLGAAARRAQTGNVQTYLTALLAGTVVLAVAAVLAATGA; from the coding sequence GTGACCACCATCAGCCTCGCTGTCCTCGTGCCGCTGCTGCCCTTCCTCGGCGCCGTGGTCGCGCTCTTCTCGGGAGGTCGGGCCCCCGGCTTCGCCCGCCCGCTCGCGGTGCTGCCCACGCTCGCCGCCCTCGCCCTGGCCGTGGCGGTCGCCGCCCGGCAGGGGGGAGGCGCGACGCTCGCGGCGGCCACCGAACTGACACCCACCGGGTCGATCCCGATCGAGCTCGCCCTGTACGTCGACGGGTTCGCCGCCCTCGTGGCCGTCCTGGTCGCCTTCGTGGCCACCGCCGTGCAGGTCTACTCGACCGGCTACCTCGCGGGCGACCCGCGCTACCCCTCCTACGCGGCGCTGATCTCGCTGTTCACCTCCGCCATGCTCCTCGTCGTCTACTCCGGCGACCTGATGCTGCTCCTGGTCGGATGGGAGGTGATGGGCATCTGCTCCTACTTCCTGATCGGCCATCACTGGGAGACGTCGCGGGCCCGTTCGGCCGCGCCGAAGGCCTTCCTGGTCACCAAGCTCGGCGACGTCCCCTTCCTGATCGGTCTGTTCGCGCTGGCCACCGACACCGGGTCCTTCGCCCTGCGCCGAATCCTGGACACCGTGGCGGCCGGCGACCTCGACCACCCGACTCCCATCGCGCTGCTGCTCCTGGCCGGCGTCGCCGGGAAGTCGGCCCAGTTCCCGCTGCACACCTGGCTCCCCGACGCGATGGCCGGCCCCACCCCGGTCTCCGCGCTCATCCACGCCGCCACGATGGTCGCCGCCGGCGTCTACCTCGTCGCCAGGCTCCTCCCGGTCTTCACCGCCTCCGGAGCCGCGATGATCGTCCTCGCCGTCATGGCCTCGGTGACGATGGTGGGCTCGGGGCTCGCCGCGCTCGCCCAGGACGACGTCAAACGCGTCCTCGCCTACTCCACCATGGGCCAACTCGGCTACATGGTCGGCGCCCTGGCCGTCGCGGACCGGGGGGCGGCCGTCTTCCACCTCCTCGCCCACGGGGCCTTCAAGGCCCTGCTGTTCCTCGCCGCCGGGGTGCTCGCCCTCGCCGTCGGCACCCACTCGTTGGCCGCCATGTCCGGGATGCGCGGGGTGCGTCACCGGGTGCCCGACGCCTTCTGGACGATGACGATCGCGCTGCTCGCGCTCGCCGCCGTCCCCCCATTCAGCGGGTTCTTCTCCAAGGAGTCCGTCCTGGGAACCGCCGAGCGGGCCGTCTCCGGCCACATCGCGGGCGTGCCCGCCGCGTCCGGTGGGCTCATCCTGGTTTCCGGTGTCCTCGCGGCGCTGCTCACCGGCGCCTACGCCACGCGCCTGTGGCTGCTCGCCTTCCGAGGCGACGGACCGGAGGCCCCCGACCGTGTCCGGCGACCGGTCGTGCTCGACGCCGTACTGTGGGCGCTGGCCGTGCCTTCGCTCGCCTTCGGCGGGATCGCCTTCCGGGTGATCCCCGAGTGGTTCGACGGCGGCGAGTTGGCCCCCACGCTCACCACCTCCGTGCTGGGCACCGGGGTCGCCCTCGCCGGCGGCCTCCTCACCTGGGGCGCCTGGCTGCACACCCGAGCCGCTCGCCACCGCGCCTCGCCTCTCCCACCCGAGCCGAGGGCGACGGACCCCGGCGCCGTCCTGCTGGGCCCGCTGTACCGACACGCGGCCCTCGGCTTCCACCTCGACCGCGTGTACACAAGGCTCTTCGTCCGCCCCATCCTGGCGGGGGCGACCCTTGTGCGGTTTCTCGACCGGGAGGTCGTCGACACCTACGTACGAGGCGCCGGCGCCCTGCCCCGACTGCTCGGCGCCGCCGCCCGCCGGGCCCAGACCGGCAACGTCCAGACCTACCTGACCGCGCTGCTCGCCGGCACCGTCGTGCTCGCGGTCGCCGCCGTCCTCGCCGCCACGGGAGCGTGA
- the nuoK gene encoding NADH-quinone oxidoreductase subunit NuoK: protein MHLAYPAVLSALLFCVGLYGVLARRNAILVLMSVELMLSAVNLNLVAFDVWLGRAAVDTLRSGQVLTLFTIAVAAAEIGIGLAIVLAVHRARGGSGIDGSRATAEPAHPGETGAGGPAGPSPSTGPDERTEATP from the coding sequence ATGCACCTCGCCTACCCCGCGGTCCTGTCCGCGCTCCTCTTCTGTGTCGGGCTGTACGGGGTCCTCGCCCGCCGCAACGCGATCCTCGTGCTGATGTCCGTGGAGCTGATGCTCAGCGCCGTCAACCTCAACCTGGTCGCCTTCGACGTGTGGCTCGGCCGCGCGGCCGTGGACACCCTCCGCTCGGGGCAGGTCCTGACCCTGTTCACGATCGCCGTGGCCGCGGCGGAGATCGGCATCGGACTGGCGATCGTCCTGGCCGTCCACCGGGCCCGGGGCGGCTCCGGCATCGACGGGTCGCGCGCCACCGCCGAGCCCGCCCACCCGGGGGAGACGGGAGCGGGCGGTCCGGCCGGTCCGAGCCCGTCCACCGGGCCCGACGAGAGGACCGAGGCCACCCCGTGA
- a CDS encoding NADH-quinone oxidoreductase subunit J: MAAESAGFLSPTGVEIAFLMVGLVTLGAAVLTVTTRRLVHAALWLVVALGGLAVEYLLLTAEFIAWVQVLVYVGSVVVLLLFGLMLTRAPIGPSPDADSGNRVAALAVALASAAVLVWVVVDAFRTTWIDLGGPPAGSTGVTGAGLFRYWVLPFEALSVLLLAALVGAIVLSRRPGASDRAADSASARRAGGPSAEERDGRGGAG; this comes from the coding sequence GTGGCCGCGGAGTCAGCCGGCTTCCTCTCCCCGACCGGTGTCGAGATCGCCTTCCTGATGGTCGGTCTGGTCACCCTCGGTGCCGCCGTCCTGACCGTCACCACCCGTAGGCTTGTCCACGCCGCGTTGTGGCTGGTGGTCGCCCTGGGCGGCCTGGCTGTCGAGTACCTGCTGCTCACCGCCGAGTTCATCGCGTGGGTGCAGGTCCTCGTCTACGTCGGGTCGGTCGTCGTGCTGTTGCTGTTCGGGCTGATGCTCACCCGGGCGCCGATCGGCCCCTCGCCCGACGCGGACTCGGGCAACCGGGTGGCCGCGCTCGCCGTCGCCCTCGCCTCCGCCGCCGTCCTGGTCTGGGTGGTCGTCGACGCCTTCCGGACGACCTGGATCGACCTCGGGGGGCCGCCCGCCGGATCCACCGGGGTGACGGGCGCCGGCCTCTTCCGGTACTGGGTGTTGCCCTTCGAGGCCCTCTCCGTGCTCCTGTTGGCCGCTCTGGTCGGCGCGATCGTGTTGTCCCGGAGGCCGGGTGCGTCCGACCGGGCGGCGGACAGTGCCTCCGCCCGCCGGGCGGGCGGCCCGTCCGCCGAGGAGCGCGACGGGCGGGGCGGAGCCGGCTGA
- a CDS encoding NADH-quinone oxidoreductase subunit I — protein MSRVPGSGLAKGLAVTLRTMTRRAVTERYPEVQPSLPPRTRGVIGLFEENCTVCMLCARECPDWCVYIDSHKETLPPATPGGRERSRNVLDRFAIDFALCMYCGICIEVCPFDALFWSPEFEYAETDIRDLTHERDRLREWMWTVPAPPALDPGAEEAKELAAARRSVDKPNRAGSSGASGRRPEDGG, from the coding sequence GTGAGCCGCGTACCCGGTTCCGGTCTGGCCAAGGGTCTGGCCGTCACCCTCCGCACGATGACGAGGCGCGCCGTCACCGAGCGGTATCCCGAGGTCCAGCCCTCGTTGCCGCCCCGTACCCGGGGCGTGATCGGGCTGTTCGAGGAGAACTGCACCGTCTGCATGCTGTGCGCCCGGGAGTGCCCGGACTGGTGCGTCTACATCGACTCCCACAAGGAGACCCTCCCCCCGGCGACCCCCGGGGGCAGGGAGCGCAGCCGCAACGTCCTGGACCGCTTCGCCATCGATTTCGCCCTCTGCATGTACTGCGGCATCTGCATCGAGGTCTGTCCGTTCGACGCCCTGTTCTGGTCCCCCGAGTTCGAGTACGCGGAGACGGACATCCGGGACCTCACCCACGAGCGGGACCGGCTCCGTGAGTGGATGTGGACCGTCCCCGCGCCGCCCGCCCTCGATCCGGGGGCGGAGGAGGCGAAGGAACTCGCCGCCGCCCGACGGAGCGTGGACAAGCCGAACCGTGCCGGGTCCTCCGGCGCGTCGGGGCGGCGGCCGGAGGACGGGGGGTGA